In a genomic window of Flavobacterium sp. KACC 22761:
- a CDS encoding alpha/beta hydrolase — translation MSKKETNPTKSLKIPQFIIVSCKICALISTKLVTSYAAKLFTTPIKHKIPKRELEMDSKSVHKIIHVPAINKNIVTYQYGESNRKVLLVHGWSGRGTQLFKIADELLKNGFSTVSFDAPAHGKSRGKSTIMSEFIASILEIEKQFGPFEIAIGHSLGGMSVLNAIKDGLQVNKAVIIGSGDIVQDILDEFISKLGLKQEISERLRNHFEEKYQVKMDDFSAYRTAQKVKIPVLVIHDNDDPEVPVKAGIHIQKNLENGTLYLTDGLGHRKILGNQNVIKKTINFIKTN, via the coding sequence ATGTCAAAAAAGGAAACTAATCCTACTAAATCATTAAAAATTCCACAATTTATTATTGTATCCTGTAAAATTTGCGCTTTAATTTCAACCAAATTGGTTACTTCATATGCGGCAAAATTATTTACAACGCCTATAAAACATAAGATTCCGAAACGAGAACTTGAAATGGATTCTAAAAGCGTACATAAAATAATTCATGTGCCAGCAATAAACAAAAACATTGTGACGTACCAATATGGAGAAAGCAATCGTAAAGTTTTATTAGTTCACGGATGGTCTGGAAGAGGTACACAACTGTTTAAAATAGCAGATGAACTTTTGAAAAATGGTTTTTCAACAGTAAGTTTTGACGCTCCTGCACATGGAAAATCTCGAGGAAAATCGACGATAATGTCTGAATTTATTGCTTCTATCTTAGAAATTGAAAAACAGTTTGGACCATTTGAAATTGCAATCGGTCATTCACTTGGAGGTATGTCAGTTCTAAATGCAATTAAAGACGGACTTCAAGTAAATAAAGCAGTTATTATTGGAAGCGGTGATATTGTGCAAGATATTTTAGACGAATTTATTTCAAAATTAGGCTTAAAACAGGAAATCAGCGAACGCCTTCGCAACCATTTTGAGGAGAAATATCAAGTGAAAATGGATGATTTTTCAGCATATCGAACGGCACAAAAAGTAAAAATTCCTGTTTTAGTTATTCACGACAATGATGACCCTGAAGTTCCCGTTAAAGCAGGAATACATATTCAAAAAAATCTTGAAAATGGCACTTTATATCTCACTGATGGTTTAGGTCACCGAAAAATACTTGGAAATCAAAATGTTATCAAAAAGACCATAAATTTCATTAAAACTAACTAA
- a CDS encoding endonuclease III → MNLFGETSDWETKLEPILKKYKGKRHPLEHQNPYQLLVMVILSAQDSDANINKIAPALFEKFPTLKSLSKADLETLIPYISKVRNFGTKANWILEIAKTIQNDDDIPLTMQGLTALKGVGRKSANVILRETGKPAEGIIADLHVIRVAPRIGIIKEAKDGNKVEKDLMQVLPKNIWSEIGMAISFLGRETCRPKPKCEECLIADSCHYYATEVI, encoded by the coding sequence ATGAATTTATTTGGAGAAACATCAGATTGGGAAACTAAATTAGAACCCATTTTAAAGAAATATAAAGGAAAAAGACATCCTCTAGAGCACCAAAATCCATATCAATTATTAGTTATGGTCATTTTATCTGCCCAAGATTCTGATGCGAATATTAACAAAATAGCACCCGCTTTATTTGAAAAATTTCCAACATTAAAAAGTTTATCTAAAGCAGATCTTGAAACATTAATTCCTTATATAAGTAAAGTTCGCAATTTCGGAACAAAAGCCAATTGGATATTAGAAATTGCAAAAACAATTCAAAATGATGATGATATTCCGTTAACAATGCAAGGATTAACGGCATTAAAAGGTGTTGGAAGAAAATCTGCAAATGTCATTTTAAGAGAAACAGGAAAACCCGCTGAAGGAATTATTGCCGATTTACATGTAATTCGTGTTGCTCCAAGAATTGGAATAATAAAAGAAGCAAAAGATGGAAATAAAGTCGAGAAAGATTTGATGCAAGTTTTGCCAAAAAATATCTGGTCAGAAATTGGGATGGCCATTTCTTTTTTAGGAAGAGAAACATGCAGACCAAAACCTAAATGTGAAGAATGCTTAATAGCCGATTCGTGTCATTATTACGCTACAGAAGTAATATAA
- a CDS encoding nuclear transport factor 2 family protein: MRFCLLFAFFALGLSVNAQKQEVQKTIEIFFEGFHQKDSMKIKSVCSDRMILQSISESSTKGNKLSDEKASVFYKSIASIPSSMKFQEKILSYNIQIDGTMAHVWAPYEFYLNEKLSHTGVNTFTLFKEKDSWKIIYLIDTRRK; encoded by the coding sequence ATGAGATTCTGTTTACTATTTGCGTTTTTTGCACTTGGATTATCTGTAAACGCACAAAAACAAGAGGTACAAAAAACAATTGAAATATTTTTTGAAGGTTTTCATCAGAAAGATTCTATGAAAATAAAATCAGTTTGTTCTGATAGAATGATTCTGCAATCTATTAGTGAAAGTTCTACGAAAGGAAATAAATTGTCTGATGAAAAAGCAAGCGTTTTTTATAAATCTATTGCGTCAATCCCATCAAGTATGAAATTTCAAGAGAAGATTTTGAGCTACAATATTCAAATTGATGGCACGATGGCTCATGTTTGGGCTCCATATGAGTTTTATTTGAATGAAAAATTAAGTCATACGGGGGTAAATACTTTTACTTTATTTAAAGAAAAAGATTCTTGGAAAATTATTTATCTAATAGATACGCGAAGAAAATAA
- a CDS encoding DUF1569 domain-containing protein, with amino-acid sequence MQNIFQKEDCDQFVKRINLLTPDSKGLWGKMSVAQMLSHCNVTYEMVYDNIHPKPNAVMKFILKLLAKKTVVSDKPYSRNINTAPQFIIKNDRDFEIERSRLIAYIDKTQKLGEQEFEGKESHSFGVLTSSEWNNMFAKHLDHHLSQFGV; translated from the coding sequence ATGCAAAATATATTTCAGAAAGAGGATTGTGATCAATTTGTAAAGAGAATTAATCTTCTCACGCCTGATTCAAAAGGACTGTGGGGCAAAATGAGTGTTGCTCAAATGCTTTCGCATTGTAACGTTACTTATGAAATGGTTTATGATAATATTCATCCGAAACCTAATGCGGTTATGAAATTTATTTTAAAATTGCTTGCAAAAAAGACAGTGGTAAGTGATAAACCATATTCCAGAAATATCAATACAGCACCACAATTTATTATTAAAAATGATCGTGATTTTGAAATTGAAAGAAGTCGATTAATTGCTTACATTGATAAAACTCAAAAATTAGGAGAACAAGAATTTGAAGGCAAAGAATCTCATTCTTTTGGTGTATTGACTTCTTCAGAATGGAACAATATGTTTGCTAAACATTTAGATCATCATCTATCTCAATTCGGTGTTTAA
- a CDS encoding DUF4294 domain-containing protein: protein MRFTSILLFFLLFSFSSYAQVAPKENQQMGYVLTEKDSILGDTIELPEIIITKEKLDPEAQKQFLILQNRVYKVYPYAKLAADRLTALNKGMARLNSNREKKKYFKIVEDYLNNEFEDRLKKLSRKQGQILVKLVHRQTGITTYDLIKTLKSGFKAFVSNTTANLFDISLKKEYNPYEVNEDYLIETILQRAFESGRLVNQKAANPVDYNDLMAKWEEKAKAPVDK from the coding sequence ATGAGATTTACCAGTATTCTTTTATTTTTCCTATTGTTTTCATTTTCAAGTTACGCTCAGGTTGCCCCAAAAGAAAACCAGCAAATGGGTTATGTGCTAACAGAAAAAGATTCTATTTTGGGCGATACAATTGAATTGCCTGAGATCATTATTACAAAAGAAAAACTTGATCCTGAAGCGCAAAAACAATTTTTGATTCTTCAGAACAGAGTATACAAAGTTTATCCGTATGCCAAATTAGCTGCAGATAGATTGACGGCGTTAAATAAAGGTATGGCGCGTTTGAATTCAAATCGAGAAAAAAAGAAATACTTTAAAATTGTTGAAGACTATTTAAACAACGAATTTGAAGATAGACTTAAGAAGCTTTCTCGAAAGCAAGGCCAAATTCTTGTAAAGCTCGTTCATCGCCAAACAGGAATTACGACTTATGATTTAATAAAAACTTTAAAAAGTGGTTTCAAAGCATTTGTTTCTAATACTACTGCGAATTTATTTGATATTAGTTTAAAGAAAGAATACAATCCGTACGAAGTCAATGAAGACTATTTAATAGAAACCATTCTTCAAAGAGCCTTCGAGTCTGGCCGATTGGTCAATCAAAAAGCAGCAAACCCTGTTGATTACAATGATTTAATGGCAAAATGGGAAGAAAAGGCAAAAGCGCCTGTTGATAAATAG
- a CDS encoding M42 family metallopeptidase: MSSNSILKDTSIAFLESYLNNASPTGYESEGQKLWMHYLKPYVDTFITDTYGTAVGVINPDAPFKVVIEGHADEISWYVNYITDDGLIYVIRNGGSDHQIAPSKRVDIHTKKGIVKGVFGWPAIHTRMRDKEEAPKLSNIFIDLGCETKEQVEALGVHVGCVVTYPDEFMILNENKFVCRAIDNRMGGFMIAEVARLLHENKKTLPFGLYIVNSVQEEIGLRGAEMIAHTIKPNVAIITDVCHDTNTPMIDKKVEGDLKMGKGPVIAYSPAVQNKLRDLIVDTAEEKKIPFQRNATSSATGTDTDAFAYSNGGVASALISLPLRYMHTTVEMVHREDVENVIQLIYESLLKIENNETFSYFK, encoded by the coding sequence ATGAGTTCAAATTCTATCTTAAAAGATACTTCAATTGCTTTCTTGGAAAGCTACCTAAATAATGCCTCACCTACCGGATATGAAAGCGAAGGGCAAAAACTTTGGATGCACTATTTAAAACCTTATGTTGATACGTTTATAACCGATACTTATGGAACAGCAGTTGGAGTTATTAATCCTGATGCTCCTTTTAAAGTAGTAATCGAAGGCCATGCCGATGAAATTTCATGGTACGTTAATTATATTACAGACGACGGCTTAATATATGTAATACGAAATGGCGGTTCTGATCATCAAATTGCTCCTTCAAAAAGAGTTGATATTCACACTAAAAAAGGAATCGTTAAAGGTGTTTTTGGTTGGCCTGCTATCCATACACGTATGCGTGATAAGGAAGAAGCTCCAAAATTGAGCAATATATTTATTGATTTAGGTTGCGAAACCAAAGAACAAGTTGAAGCTCTTGGTGTTCATGTAGGCTGTGTAGTTACCTACCCTGATGAATTTATGATTTTGAACGAAAATAAATTTGTTTGTCGCGCTATTGACAACAGAATGGGCGGTTTTATGATTGCCGAAGTTGCGAGACTACTTCATGAAAACAAAAAAACACTTCCGTTTGGATTGTACATTGTAAATTCTGTTCAAGAAGAAATTGGTTTGCGTGGTGCCGAAATGATTGCTCATACCATAAAACCAAACGTTGCAATTATTACTGATGTATGCCACGATACTAATACGCCAATGATTGATAAAAAAGTTGAAGGTGATTTAAAAATGGGAAAAGGTCCCGTAATTGCATATTCGCCTGCTGTTCAAAACAAATTGCGTGATTTAATTGTTGACACGGCAGAAGAAAAGAAAATTCCGTTTCAGCGCAATGCTACTTCAAGTGCTACTGGAACTGACACTGATGCTTTTGCTTATAGTAACGGTGGTGTGGCATCGGCATTGATTTCACTGCCTTTGCGTTATATGCATACAACTGTTGAAATGGTACACAGAGAAGATGTTGAAAATGTGATTCAGCTTATTTACGAATCATTGTTGAAAATTGAAAACAACGAAACTTTTTCTTATTTTAAATAA
- a CDS encoding response regulator transcription factor, translating to MKILLLEDDFTLSKEIATFFTSKNFECVPYYDGALLLKKYVSYEYDLIILDINVPGVNGFDVCKGIRETDKKTPIIMLTAFSEIDDKLTAFENGADDYLVKPFHFEELYVRILSLLRRKEIPQLTEKKILIEDLEILEEEMKVFRSGEEIKLTPKEFKLIMILAHAKGKVLSKQFIAEKLWDYHIETNQNTIEVYINFLRKKIDKDHETKLIRTKVGYGYYLSNQE from the coding sequence ATGAAAATTTTACTACTCGAGGACGACTTTACTTTATCTAAAGAAATAGCTACATTCTTTACTTCGAAGAACTTCGAGTGCGTTCCTTATTATGATGGAGCACTATTGTTAAAAAAATATGTTTCATACGAATATGATTTAATTATTCTTGATATTAATGTTCCTGGTGTAAATGGTTTTGATGTCTGCAAAGGCATTAGGGAAACCGATAAAAAAACGCCCATTATTATGCTGACCGCCTTTAGTGAAATTGATGATAAATTGACCGCTTTTGAGAATGGTGCTGATGATTATCTCGTAAAACCTTTTCACTTTGAAGAATTATATGTTCGCATATTATCTCTTTTAAGACGAAAAGAAATTCCTCAATTAACTGAAAAAAAGATTTTAATTGAAGATTTAGAAATTCTTGAAGAAGAAATGAAAGTTTTTCGATCTGGCGAGGAAATCAAGCTTACTCCAAAAGAATTCAAATTGATTATGATTCTGGCTCATGCCAAAGGAAAAGTTTTGTCTAAACAATTTATTGCTGAAAAACTCTGGGATTATCATATTGAAACCAACCAAAATACAATTGAGGTTTATATAAACTTCCTTCGAAAAAAAATAGATAAGGATCACGAAACAAAACTTATTCGAACAAAAGTTGGCTACGGGTATTATTTAAGCAACCAAGAATGA
- a CDS encoding HAMP domain-containing sensor histidine kinase — translation MTLKNRISLLVSLLFTILFGLASTVIFVLYSNFRKEEFRDRLQIKALSNIKLLVNVKEVDEQLLKIIDQNSINKLYDEKTLVFDSHFKLIYSSIDDAKINWSVEDLKYLKKHKTFFKQQGNYEVYGVFYDTKDRDFYALISATDDYGKRKLLFLRYTLIISYIFFTCICWVLTSFMVKKAMNPLNVFHQKIKNINANNLDTRVESKSNTNEIDLIANEFNFMMDRIEISYQKQKEFTANASHELRTPLSRITSQIENVVTDPATSEKGKSFLKVILSDVNQLTELINSLLILSKIDSNNHENTEVHRMDEILFSAIENLNKSFPDFVILFEMEESENLDSALEIKGNKNLLEIAVSNVLKNACVYSDNKQAKVIIGTQNDHLVLSISNTGNTLTEKEQQNLFQPFMRGKNAKGTSGFGLGLRIVQRILTLHNSTITYSVPTKNTNLFQLFFH, via the coding sequence ATGACATTAAAAAACAGAATATCACTTTTAGTAAGTTTACTTTTTACAATCCTTTTTGGATTGGCCTCTACTGTGATATTTGTTTTGTATTCAAATTTCAGAAAAGAAGAATTTCGGGATCGATTGCAAATAAAAGCGCTTTCAAACATCAAGCTTTTGGTAAATGTAAAGGAAGTCGACGAACAGCTTTTGAAAATTATCGACCAAAATTCTATTAATAAATTATACGATGAAAAGACTTTAGTTTTCGATTCGCATTTTAAACTCATTTACAGCAGTATTGATGACGCAAAAATAAATTGGTCTGTAGAAGATTTAAAATACCTTAAAAAACACAAAACTTTCTTTAAGCAACAAGGCAATTATGAAGTATATGGCGTTTTTTACGATACAAAAGACCGTGATTTTTATGCCTTAATATCAGCAACCGATGATTATGGAAAAAGGAAATTGCTTTTTCTTCGCTATACTTTAATTATATCTTATATCTTTTTTACTTGCATTTGCTGGGTTTTAACTTCGTTTATGGTTAAAAAAGCGATGAATCCCTTAAATGTATTTCATCAGAAAATAAAAAATATAAACGCAAACAATCTTGATACACGAGTCGAATCCAAAAGCAATACAAATGAAATTGACTTGATTGCAAATGAATTCAATTTCATGATGGATCGAATTGAGATTTCCTATCAAAAGCAAAAAGAATTTACTGCAAATGCTTCACATGAGTTAAGAACCCCTTTATCCCGAATCACGTCACAAATCGAAAATGTTGTCACAGATCCTGCGACATCGGAAAAAGGAAAATCTTTTTTAAAGGTAATTTTATCAGATGTCAATCAATTGACGGAATTAATCAACTCCTTATTAATTCTTTCCAAAATTGATTCCAACAATCACGAAAATACTGAAGTTCATCGAATGGACGAAATTCTATTTTCGGCTATTGAAAATTTAAACAAAAGCTTTCCTGATTTTGTCATTCTCTTTGAAATGGAGGAAAGCGAAAATCTAGATTCTGCATTAGAAATCAAAGGAAATAAAAATCTTTTGGAAATTGCCGTGAGCAATGTTTTAAAAAATGCTTGCGTTTATTCAGATAACAAACAAGCCAAAGTAATAATTGGAACTCAAAACGATCATCTCGTTCTTTCGATTTCCAACACTGGAAATACACTGACTGAAAAAGAACAGCAAAATCTTTTTCAACCTTTTATGCGTGGAAAAAATGCCAAAGGAACTTCAGGCTTCGGGCTGGGGTTACGCATCGTACAGCGCATTTTAACACTGCATAATTCAACCATAACTTACAGTGTACCAACTAAAAACACAAATTTATTTCAGCTTTTCTTTCATTAA
- a CDS encoding TolC family protein, translated as MKKLYALFLLALFNQAVMAQKTVTLQDCESQFLKNNLFLLASQYNIDASKALTIQSKIWDNPTITAELNAYNPDANKYFDVGKEGQKSFGIEQLIYLGGKKRNEVKLAQTNEQLAELQFNDLLRTLKLQLRKSFYTVYYNTKSLETTDQQLAHIEDLINSYSIQAQKGNIPLKDVVRLQSLYLNFKNERMEVVNDNIEEQSNLRLLLNSTENVVPEVSKEEFSKYLKTITFDLKSLEDQAIASRPDYLAKQKEIDANALNVKWQKSLSIPDLTLGANYDQRGGAFNKEANVSLGIPLPLWNKNKGNIKYAQTILEQSKIEKQNFDLQLKTEITSAWNKWDESRKNYSVIKPTVNADFEAVYNGMLTNFQKRNVSLLEFTDFMESYNQATILVNELKKKLALSGEELNSTINKDLF; from the coding sequence ATGAAAAAACTGTATGCATTATTCCTGCTCGCATTATTCAATCAGGCAGTAATGGCTCAAAAAACAGTCACCCTTCAAGACTGCGAAAGCCAATTTCTTAAAAACAATCTTTTTCTGCTTGCATCGCAATATAATATTGATGCCTCAAAAGCATTGACCATTCAGTCAAAAATTTGGGATAATCCGACTATAACGGCAGAATTAAATGCTTATAATCCGGACGCTAACAAATATTTTGACGTAGGGAAAGAGGGCCAAAAATCATTTGGCATTGAGCAATTAATTTATTTAGGTGGAAAAAAGCGTAACGAAGTTAAATTAGCTCAAACCAATGAACAATTGGCAGAACTACAGTTTAATGATCTTTTAAGGACACTAAAACTACAACTTCGAAAAAGCTTCTACACTGTTTATTACAATACAAAAAGTCTCGAAACAACAGATCAACAACTTGCTCATATCGAGGATTTGATTAATTCCTACTCCATTCAAGCGCAAAAAGGAAATATTCCTTTAAAAGATGTTGTTCGTTTGCAATCACTGTATCTCAATTTTAAGAACGAAAGAATGGAAGTTGTAAATGACAACATCGAAGAGCAAAGCAATTTAAGATTATTGCTTAATTCAACTGAAAATGTAGTTCCAGAAGTTTCTAAAGAAGAATTCAGCAAATATCTGAAAACCATTACTTTTGATTTAAAATCTTTAGAAGATCAAGCCATTGCAAGCAGACCTGATTATTTGGCTAAACAAAAAGAAATTGATGCCAATGCTCTAAATGTAAAATGGCAAAAATCACTTTCGATTCCTGATCTTACTTTAGGCGCAAATTATGATCAACGTGGCGGTGCTTTTAATAAAGAAGCAAATGTATCACTTGGAATTCCGTTGCCACTTTGGAACAAAAATAAAGGAAATATCAAATATGCTCAAACTATTTTGGAGCAATCAAAAATTGAAAAACAAAATTTTGATTTGCAGTTGAAAACCGAAATTACATCGGCTTGGAATAAATGGGATGAATCCCGTAAAAATTATTCGGTTATAAAACCAACCGTAAATGCCGATTTCGAAGCTGTTTACAACGGAATGCTGACCAATTTCCAAAAACGAAATGTGAGTTTGTTAGAATTTACAGATTTCATGGAAAGCTACAATCAAGCAACAATTTTAGTAAATGAATTGAAGAAAAAACTGGCACTTTCAGGCGAAGAATTAAATAGTACAATCAACAAAGACTTATTCTAA
- a CDS encoding efflux RND transporter periplasmic adaptor subunit: protein MKHKLIIGIAIVSLSLASCKKEVDNPQTNSSFVLSDAMLKTTSTAVAQTQPVKNELNFYGKITADNNKMIDVYPLVGGNVIKVNVELGDYVKKGQVLATIKSTDIADFEKQSLDAKSDLLVAKNNLKVAQELFDGKLNSESDVLQAKSEVNKAQSQLSKIQETYKIYNIKAGSIYEVTAPISGFIIQKSINQDMLLRSDRSENIFDIAEISEVWAMANINEMDINKVKLGIDADVTTLSYPDKVFKGKVDKIFNVIDPETKAMQARIKLQNPDYLLKPDMNANIKLTFKEDKSMIAIPSEAIVFDKSKNFVMIFKDRNNIETRQVDVYRVVGKNTYISNGLKENEKVITNNQLFIYRALNE, encoded by the coding sequence ATGAAACATAAATTAATCATAGGAATTGCAATTGTAAGTCTGTCACTGGCAAGTTGCAAAAAAGAGGTCGACAATCCGCAAACCAACTCTTCTTTTGTGTTAAGTGATGCTATGCTAAAAACAACTTCGACAGCTGTGGCACAAACACAACCCGTAAAAAATGAATTAAATTTTTATGGAAAAATCACAGCCGATAATAATAAAATGATTGATGTTTATCCTTTGGTTGGAGGAAATGTAATCAAAGTAAATGTTGAACTTGGAGATTATGTTAAAAAAGGACAAGTTCTAGCTACTATAAAAAGTACTGATATTGCTGATTTTGAAAAACAATCGCTAGATGCCAAAAGTGACTTATTAGTTGCTAAAAATAATTTGAAGGTTGCACAGGAATTATTTGATGGAAAATTAAATTCTGAAAGCGATGTTCTACAAGCAAAATCTGAAGTAAATAAAGCGCAATCGCAATTAAGCAAAATTCAGGAAACTTATAAAATCTACAACATTAAGGCCGGTTCTATCTATGAAGTAACTGCGCCAATAAGCGGCTTTATTATTCAAAAAAGCATCAACCAAGATATGCTTTTAAGAAGCGACCGTTCTGAGAACATCTTTGATATTGCTGAAATCAGCGAAGTCTGGGCAATGGCAAACATCAACGAAATGGACATCAACAAAGTAAAGCTTGGAATTGATGCTGATGTCACCACGTTAAGTTATCCTGATAAAGTTTTTAAAGGTAAAGTAGATAAAATTTTCAATGTTATTGATCCAGAGACCAAAGCGATGCAGGCCAGAATCAAATTACAGAATCCGGATTATTTGTTAAAACCAGATATGAATGCAAACATCAAATTAACATTCAAAGAAGACAAATCAATGATAGCCATTCCAAGCGAAGCAATTGTGTTTGATAAAAGCAAAAACTTTGTAATGATTTTTAAAGATCGCAACAATATTGAAACCAGACAAGTTGATGTTTATAGAGTTGTTGGAAAAAACACCTACATATCAAATGGCTTAAAAGAAAACGAAAAAGTCATTACCAACAATCAGTTATTTATTTACCGCGCCTTAAACGAATAA